Within the Sporosarcina luteola genome, the region GTAGTGGGAGCAGGTCTTGCCGGGTTGGTGGCGACTTCGGAGCTGATCAAAGCTAGAAAAAAGGTTCTCTTACTAGACCAAGAGCCGGAGTCGTCCATGGGCGGGCAGGCGTGGTGGTCGTTCGGGGGATTGTTTTTAGTTGATTCACCGGAGCAGCGAAGGCTTGGCATAAAGGATTCCAAAGCGCTCGCTTGGCAGGATTGGATGGGAAGTGCGGGGTTCGATCGACTCGATGATGAGGATCACTGGGCAATGAAATGGGCAGAAGCATATGTGGATTTTGCCGCGAATGAAAAACGGGAGTGGCTTCATTCGCTCGGCGTTCGGTTTTTCCCTGTCGTAGGCTGGGCGGAAAGGGGCGGATATTTAGCGGAAGGGCACGGTAACTCGGTGCCGCGGTTTCATATTACGTGGGGAACGGGTCCGGGGCTCGTGAAACCGTTCGAACAAAAGGTCCGAGAAGGGATGGCCAATGGGCTTGTCGACTTCAAGCCTCGGCATCAGGTGGATGAATTGACCGTTGAAAATGGAGCAGTCGTCGGTGTGAAGGGGTCTGTACTCGAATCTAGCGAAGTCGATAGAGGAGAAACAAGCTCCCGGACCGTCATCGGGGAATTTACATACAAGGCCTCTGCCGTCGTCGTGACAAGCGGCGGAATCGGCGCGAATTTCGACCTCGTCAGGGAAAACTGGCCGATGCGTTTAGGGGAGCCCCCGAAGCAGATGATTTCAGGCGTGCCGGCCCACGTCGATGGGCGGATGCTTGGGATAACTGAAAAAGCGGGCGGACGGATTGTGAATAAAGACCGGATGTGGCATTACACGGAAGGCATCCGGAATTGGAGCCCGATCTGGCCGTCCCATGGCATCCGCATTTTGCCGGGACCGTCTTCCATCTGGCTTGACGCAGAAGGGAACCGGTTCCCGGCACCGAATTTCCCGGGCTTCGATACGTTGGGGACGCTACAAACGATAAAGGAAACGGGCTATGACTATTCGTGGTTCATTCTCACTGAAAAGATCATTGAAAAGGAATTCGCATTGTCTGGCTCTGAGCAAAACCCGGATTTGACGGGAAAAAGCATTAAGAAGGTGTTATCGAGGGTGCTCCCGGGTCCACCGGCTCCCGTGAAAGCGTTCATGGATCACGGCGAAGATTTCATTGTTGCGAAGACGGTGGAAGAATTGGTGGCGGGAATGAACCGAGTTGCCGGGAATGAATTGATCGATACTAAAAAGATCGAGCGGCTGCTGCTAGCGAGAGACAGGGAGATGGACAATACATTCACGAAAGACTTGCAAATTACGGCGCTTCGCGGGGCAAGGAATTATATCGGTGATAAGCTGATCCGCGTTGCGAAGCCGCATAAGATTCTGGATCCGAAAAACGGACCATTGATTGCGGTCAAGCTCAATATTCTAACCCGAAAAACATTGGGCGGACTTCAGACGGATTTATCGGGCCGTGTGTTGAATGAAGCCGGAAATCCCGTCCCCGGATTGTATGCGGCAGGGGAAGTTGCCGGATTCGGCGGAGGCGGCGTGCATGGATACCGCGCATTGGAAGGCACTTTTTTAGGGGGCTGCCTGTTCAGCGGGCGGATTGTCGGGCGAACGCTATCGGAATAAAAAAGGGGAATTGCCGCTCCATATCGAATAAATAGATAACGACAGATAAAAAGGGGAAGAGTATATGACAGTTCAACAGTTTTTGGAAGAGCAAAATAAAGCGATCAAGGATCTGCATATCGCAAACGCGGAAACCTCGTGGATGGCGGCGACGACAGGGGAGGACGAATGGAACCGGAAAACTGCGGAGGCAGAGACGGCTTATGATCTTTATTTAGCCGATCCGGAACGTTTCCAACAAGTGAAAACGTACTTGGCGCAGGACGATCTGACAGCTATCGAGCGTCGTCAGCTCGAGAGCTTGTACAACGGCATGGTGTCGAACCAGGTGCCGGAAGAGGACCTCAAGGAAATGGTGGAGCTTTCGACGGAGTTGATCGCCAAATTCAATACATTCCGCGCGACGATTGACGGGAAGCCTGTATCGGAGAATGATGTCCGGGAGATTTTAATTAAAAGCAATGACTTGGCGGAGCGTGAAGAGGCGTGGCATGCAAGCAAGCAGATCGGGAAAGAAGTTGAAGAGAAGCTATTGATTCTCGTGAAAAAGCGGAATGACATAGCGCGTTCTCTTGGGTACGATAATTACCACCAAATGAGTTTTGAGCTGCAGGAATTGGACCGGGATGAAGTTTTCTCGATTTTCCACAAGCTGAAAGACCTTTCGGATGAACCTTTCCGTGAAATGAAACAGGAAATGGACAGCGAACTTGCGGAGCGATTCGGTATTTCGATCGATGAGCTTCGTCCATGGCATTATGCCGATCCGTTTTTCCAGGAGGCGCCGCCGATGAAGGAATTGGATCTCGATCCGTTCTATACCGGAAAAGACCTCGAGCAGCTGACGATTGCAACGTTTGATAGCATGGGCATGGATATCACCGATATGCTTGCGAAAAGCGATATGTATCCGCGCGACAAGAAAAACCAGCATGCATTCTGCACGGATATCGACCGTGAAGGCGACGTCCGCGTGCTATGCAATAATGTGTCGACCGATTATTGGTCCGTTACGACGTTGCATGAATTTGGCCATGCGGTTTATTTTAAATATGTTGATCGTCAGCTGCCATTCCTATTAAGGACTTGCGCGCATACGTTGACAACGGAAGCGATTGCGATGCTCTATGGACGTTTCGGGAAAAACCCTGCATGGCTGCAGCAG harbors:
- a CDS encoding FAD-binding dehydrogenase; translated protein: MNYDVIVVGAGLAGLVATSELIKARKKVLLLDQEPESSMGGQAWWSFGGLFLVDSPEQRRLGIKDSKALAWQDWMGSAGFDRLDDEDHWAMKWAEAYVDFAANEKREWLHSLGVRFFPVVGWAERGGYLAEGHGNSVPRFHITWGTGPGLVKPFEQKVREGMANGLVDFKPRHQVDELTVENGAVVGVKGSVLESSEVDRGETSSRTVIGEFTYKASAVVVTSGGIGANFDLVRENWPMRLGEPPKQMISGVPAHVDGRMLGITEKAGGRIVNKDRMWHYTEGIRNWSPIWPSHGIRILPGPSSIWLDAEGNRFPAPNFPGFDTLGTLQTIKETGYDYSWFILTEKIIEKEFALSGSEQNPDLTGKSIKKVLSRVLPGPPAPVKAFMDHGEDFIVAKTVEELVAGMNRVAGNELIDTKKIERLLLARDREMDNTFTKDLQITALRGARNYIGDKLIRVAKPHKILDPKNGPLIAVKLNILTRKTLGGLQTDLSGRVLNEAGNPVPGLYAAGEVAGFGGGGVHGYRALEGTFLGGCLFSGRIVGRTLSE
- a CDS encoding M2 family metallopeptidase, with amino-acid sequence MTVQQFLEEQNKAIKDLHIANAETSWMAATTGEDEWNRKTAEAETAYDLYLADPERFQQVKTYLAQDDLTAIERRQLESLYNGMVSNQVPEEDLKEMVELSTELIAKFNTFRATIDGKPVSENDVREILIKSNDLAEREEAWHASKQIGKEVEEKLLILVKKRNDIARSLGYDNYHQMSFELQELDRDEVFSIFHKLKDLSDEPFREMKQEMDSELAERFGISIDELRPWHYADPFFQEAPPMKELDLDPFYTGKDLEQLTIATFDSMGMDITDMLAKSDMYPRDKKNQHAFCTDIDREGDVRVLCNNVSTDYWSVTTLHEFGHAVYFKYVDRQLPFLLRTCAHTLTTEAIAMLYGRFGKNPAWLQQFLGLEKAQVEELTPLIEKSLRRQMLIAGRWIMTFTFFERELYENPDQDLNKLWWKIVKEVQFVNPPENVDFPHWAAKIHFTLVPVYYQNYLLGELTTSQLQSYIENNISKDMFTPEVGTYLVEEYFKPGALHPWNEKIEKATGEKLNPQYFIDQFVVQALV